The proteins below are encoded in one region of Pelecanus crispus isolate bPelCri1 chromosome 4, bPelCri1.pri, whole genome shotgun sequence:
- the COQ2 gene encoding 4-hydroxybenzoate polyprenyltransferase, mitochondrial, with the protein MSALLALLCRGASGLRGARLPLAAPPLRRPSAPPAPSSRPLSFSAAEVVRAAPGPLQPYLHLMRLHQPIGSWLLYLPCTWSIGLAAEPGCLPDWRMLAAFGLGAVVMRGAGCTINDMWDRNYDRQVVRTANRPLAAGDISIFQSFVFLGGQLSLGLCMLLCLNHYSIVLGAASLPLVITYPLMKRITYWPQLFLGMTFNWGALLGWSAIKGSCEWSVCLPLYFAGIMWTLIYDTIYAHQDKKDDILIGLKSTALQFKEGTKKWLSGFSLAMLLSLCVAGMNCNQTFPYYSAVAAVGAHLAHQIYTLDIDKPEDCWKKFASNRTVGVLLFIGIVLGNLWK; encoded by the exons ATGTCGGCCCTCCTGGCGCTGCTCTG CCGGGGCGCCTCCGGCCTCCGGGGCGCCCGCCTGCCTctcgccgccccgccgctccgccgcccctccgcgccgccgGCACCCTCCTCGCGGCCGTTGAGCTTTTCGGCGGCCGAGGTGGtgcgcgccgcgccgggcccgctGCAGCCCTACCTGCACCTCATGCGGCTGCACCAGCCCATAG GGTCGTGGCTGCTGTACCTGCCGTGCACCTGGAGCATCGGCTTGGCGGCCGAGCCGGGCTGCCTCCCGGACTGGCGCATGCTGGCCGCCTTCGGCCTCGGAGCGGTGGTCATGCGTGGAGCTGGCTGCACGATCAATGACATGTGGGATCGCAACTATGACAGACAG GTTGTGAGGACAGCAAATAGGCCCCTGGCAGCTGGAGATATCTCCATTTTTCAGTCCTTCGTTTTTCTTGGAGGACAGCTTAGCTTGGGGCTTTGTATGCTTCTATGTCTGAATCACTATAG TATCGTTCTGGGAGCGGCCTCTTTGCCTCTTGTGATCACCTACCCTCTGATGAAGAGAATAACATACTGGCCACAGTTATTTTTGG GAATGACATTTAATTGGGGAGCGCTTCTTGGCTGGTCTGCTATCAAAGGGTCATGCGAGTGGTCTGTGTGTTTGCCCTTGTACTTCGCTGGAATAATGTGGACACTGATATACGATACCATTTACGCACATCAG GATAAGAAGGACGACATCCTTATTGGTCTGAAATCAACAGCATTACAATTCAAGGAGGGTACGAAGAAGTGGCTCAGTGGCTTCAGCCTTGCAATGCTCCTGAGTTTGTGCGTGGCAGGAATGAATTGCAACCAGACGTTCCCTTATTACTCAGCTGTGGCTGCCGTAGGGGCTCACCTAGCGCACCAG ATTTACACTTTGGACATAGACAAACCTGAAGACTGTTGGAAGAAATTTGCTTCAAATCGTACTGTAGGAGTTCTGCTCTTCATAGGGATTGTGCTTGGAAATCTGTGGAAATGA